The genome window ACCGCGGCGGCGCGAACGCGCTGAGCGACCTGGCCGGCGGCCAGGTGCAACTGGGCATCGTCGCGATCGCGCCCGCCATGGAATTCATCAAGGCCGGGCGCATCCGGGCGCTGGCGGTGACCAGCGGGTCGCGCTCCGGCGTGTTGCCCGACGTGCCGGCCCTGGCCGAAATCGGATACCCGGAATTGGATGCCGCGAGCTGGATGGGCCTGGCCGCGCCCGCGCGCACGCCCGCCGCCGTCGTGGACCGCTGGAACGCGGTCGTGCTGGCGTTCCAGCGGGACCCCGCCGTGGCCGCGCAGCTCCAGGAGATGGGCTTTCGTTCCCGAGCCACGACGCCGCAGGAGTTCAAGGCCTATATCGATGCCGAAGCCAAGGCTTATACCGAGGTCGTGCGCCGCACCGGCATTCGCGCGGATTGATGCCGCCGCTCATGCGCCCGTGAGATCGCGGGCGTGTTGGTCGACGATCTCGATGAAGCGCTTGGCCAGGGGCGACTGGTAGGCGCCGCGGCGGGTGCAGATGCCGATGGTGCGCCGCCAGCGCGCCTGTTCGAGCGGAATGGACCGCAGCCCGCCGCCGCTGGGGCCCGCCGCGCGCTGGCCCACGACGGTCAGCAGATCGGTGGTGCGAACCACCGGCAGCAGCGTGGCCACGGTGGAACTCGATTCGATCACGACCTCGGGCGTGGGCAGGCCCGCCTCCAGAAAGCGCGCGTCGATCGCGCGCCGGGCCATGACCTTGTCGGTGGGCAGTATCCAGCCGTACTCGACCAGGTCGGCGAAGCGCAGCGAGCGCTTGTCGAACAGCGGATGCTGGTCGCGCGCCATCACCAGCAGGTCGTCCTCCATCAGCGGGTGCTGATCGAACTCCGGTTCCGGCGAAGCGGCGATGGCGCTGATGCACAGATCCAGCTCGCCCTGCCGGAGCGCGCCGAACAGCGCGTCGTTCAAGCCCGTCGTCATGTGGATGCGCGCGGCCGGGCGCTGCGTGATCAGGGCCGAACAGGCCGGCGCGCACAGCATCTGCACATAGGCCGGCGCCACGCCCACGCGCACCAGGCCGATCTTGCCCAGATGCAGGTCGCTGGCTTCCTTGATCGCGTCGTCCAGCCCCGTGCGCACGTGCCGGGCGCGTTCGAAGAAGGCCGCGCCCGCCGTCGTCAGCGCCATGCCCTTGGGGGTGCGCTCGAACAGCTGAATGCCCAGCTCCTTTTCCAGGCGTTGCAGACCCTTGGTCAGCGCGGGCTGGCTGTGGCCCAGCCTGGTCGAGGCCCGGCCCACGTGGCCGGTTTCGGCCACGGCCAGGAAATAGTTCAGGTCCTCCAGTCTCATGCGATTCTCGGGAGTTATCGGAATTGTCCTGTCGATAATCTTCTTCCCCCCTGCGCCTGTCAATAATCCTGGCAAAACCAGGAGAGCACGGTGGATGATTCCCAGGGCAAGACCGATATCGACGAACTGCGCGCCACGCTGCGGCGCTACCTGACGGAGGAACTGCTGCCCTTCGAGCGGGCGTCCGGATTCACCTACGAAGACAAGTTCAGCAAGGAGACCGTGCGCAAGGTCTGGCGGCGGTCGCGCGAACTGGGGCTGTACGGCCCGCAGCTGCCGCCCGAGCTGGGAGGCCGGGGCCTGTCGGTATCCGACCTGTGCCGGCTCAAGGACGATGTGGCTGCTTCGGGCGCCATCCTCTTCCCCCACGTGCTGGGAGACTGGGGCGGGCCCTCGCGCATCGGCAATCTGGTGCGCCACGCCACGCCCGAGCAGGTCGAACGCTACATCCTGCCCGTGGTGCGAGGCGAGAAGGGTTCGTGCTTCGCGATGACCGAGCCGCAGTCGGGTTCGGATGCCGCCAGCATCCGAACCCGGGCCGTCGTGGACGGCGACGACTACGTCATCACGGGCCACAAGCACTACATCAGCGCCTCGACTTTCGCGGACTTCGCCGTGACCATGTGCGTGACCGATCCGGACAAGGGTGCCGACGGGATCTCGGCCATTTTCGTCGACCTGGATAGCCCGGGCGTGTCATTAACCTACGACTGCCTGCCCATGACCGGCCAGCACGTCGATGCGGACATCGTGTTCGACGGCGTGCGCGTGCCGCGCGCCAACCTGATCGGCAAGGAAGGACAGGGGTTCCGCATCGCCATGGACCGCGTCAGCGTCAACCGCCTGCTGCATTGCCCGACGATGATCGGCCTGGCGCGGCAGGCCTACCGGCTGGCCCTGGACTACGCCAAGACGCGCCAGCAGTTCGGCGGCCCCATCAGCCGCTTCCAGGCCATTCAGCACATGCTGGCCGACATGGCCACCGGCCTCTACGCTTGCGAAGGCATGGTCCAGGCCGCCGCCGCGCTGGCGGACAGCGGCAGGGACGTACGGCGCGAGGCCTCCATGTGCAAGCTCTTCGTTTCCGAGACCTGCTTCCAGATCGCCGACAAGGCCATGCAGATCCACGGCAACGTCGGCGTGACGAAGAACCATCCGGTGGAATTCATCTTCCGCCGCCTGCGCCTGTACCGTATCGTGACCGGTACCAGCGAGATCCAGCGCAACACCATCGCCAAGTCCATACTGGCGTGATCGGGGAAACACGGATGTTCGCCTCCACATGCCTGAGCGGCCGCGTCGTGCTCGACCTGGGCCAACTGCACCCGGGGCCCCAGGCGGCCTTCACGCTGGGCCAGCTGGGCGCGACCGTGATCAAGGTGGAGCGTCCGGACGGCGGCGACGCGGCACGAGCCCTGGGGGCGGAAACCTTCGCCAAGTACAACCGCGGCAAGCTGTCCATCGCGCTCGACCTGAAACGTGCCGAGGACCGCGAGCTTCTGCTCGCACTGGCCAGCAGGAGCCACGCGCTGGTCGAGAACTTCCGCCCCGGCGTGATGGAGCGGCTGGGGCTGGGCTATGCGCGGTTGTCCGCGGCCAATCCCGCGCTGGTCATGTGTTCGATCTCGGGCTACGGGCAGGACGGACCCTACGCGGCCCGGCCCGGTCACGACATGAATTTCCTGGCCGGCGCGGGATATTGGGCGGTGCCGTCGCAGATCGACGACGTGGTGGCCCGCCCACGCGTGCGGCTGTCGGACTACTGCGGTTCGATGTATGCGGCGCTGGCCCTGGTCGTGGCCATGATGACCGCAAGGGAAAGCGGGCGCGGCGAACACCTGGACCTGTCGCTGCAGGATGCGATGACGGCCTGGACCGCGCCGGGCATCGACGCGCTGCGCCATACCGGCACCGACGTGGAGGGGCTGGACCACGTGATGCCCGACAATGACGTGTTCCGCACCGCCGACGGCCGCCATCTGGTCCTGGGCATCCTGGAGGACAAGTTCTGGCTGGCGCTGTCCGACGTGCTGGCGCCGCTGTGCCCGGGCCTGGACGCGGCGGAGTACCGCACGCGCCGGGGGCGACTGGCGAACAAGCGCGAACTGTCGTCGCGCCTCAAGGCCTTGATCGCCTCTCGCACGCTGGCGCAGTGGGCGGCGCTGCTGGATCCGGAGCTCATCCCGTGGACACCGGTTCCCCAGCCGCACGAATGGCTGGACGACGCGCACGTGCGCGCGCGGGGCATGGTGCAACGCCATCCAGACGGTGGGCTAGACTTGCGTTTCCCGGTCCGTTTTTCCGGACACTGGGCGCCCGCGTCCGGTACGGCTCCGGCGCTGGACCAGCACCGCGCCGGCATCCTGGCCTGGCTGGCCGGCGGCGCGATGCCCAGCAAGGAGGAATCTTCATGTTCCTGAGCGTGTTCGATCTCTACAAGATCGGAATCGGTCCTTCCAGTTCGCATACCGTTGGTCCGATGAAGGCGGCGGCTGCGTTCGCGCGAGGCCTGGCCGGCATTGCCGGCGACGTCGCGGGCGTGACCGTGGACCTGCACGGTTCACTGGCGCTGACCGGCCGTGGGCATGGCACCGACCGGGCCGTGCTGCTGGGCCTGGAAGGCAACGAGCCCGAATCGGTGGATACCGCCGCCATCGCGGGCACCCTGGCGCGCATCCGCGAGACCGGCCGGCTGCGGCTGGCCGGCGTGCGCGACATCCCCTTCCACGAAGTCGACCACCTGCGCTTTCACCGCAGGGCGCTGCCCTATCACCCCAACGGCATGCGTTTCGCCGCTCATGCGGCATCCGGCGCGACGCTGGCCGAGCGGACCTGCTATTCGGTAGGCGGCGGCTTCGTCGTCGACGAGGGCGGGGCCGTGGAGACGGACCGCGCCGCTCCCGCCCATCCCTTCCGCTGCGGCGCGGAACTGCTGGCCATGTGCGAGAGCTCGGGCCTGAGTGTGGCCGGCCTGGTCGCGCGCAATGAAGAGGCGTGGCGGTCCGCCGACGAACTCAGGCGTGGCCTCATGAACCTGTGGGAGGTCATGAAGAATTGTGTGGAACGGGGATGTCGCGCCCAGGGCGACCTGCCCGGGCCGCTGGGTCTGGCGCGCCGCGCCCCGGCGCTGCGCCGCCAGCTCGAATCGGAGCCCCTGGCGAGCGACGGCGTGGCGGCGCTCGACTGGCTGGGACTGTACGCCCTGGCGGTCTGCGAGGAAAACGCCGCGGGCGGACGCATGGTGACCGCGCCGACGAACGGCGCGGCCGGCATCCTTCCCGCGCTGCTGCACTACTACGTGCGCTTCGTGCCCGGCGCGAACGAGGACGGCGTGGCCGCCTTCCTGCTGACGGCGGCCGGGATAGGCATGCTCTACAAGCTGAACGCCTCCCTATCCGGTGCGGAGGTCGGCTGCCAGGGCGAAGTGGGCGTGGCCTGCTCGATGGGGGCGGCAGGCCTGGCGGCGGTGATGGGCGGTACGCCCCGGCAGGTCGAATACGCCGCCGAGATCGGCATGGAGCACAATCTGGGACTGACCTGCGACCCCATAGGCGGCCTGGTACAGGTGCCGTGCATCGAGCGCAACGCGATGGGAGCGGTCAAGGCGCTGAACGCCGCGCGCATGGCGCTCAGGACGGATGGCAGGCATCGGGTGTCGCTGGACGAGGTCATCAAGACCATGATGGACACAGGCGCCGATATGAAGGACAAGTACAAGGAGACCGCCAGGGGCGGTCTGGCGATCAACGTCGTGGCCTGTTAGGGGCCGCGCCGCCATTGCGTTTTCTTATATCCCCTTCGCGAGACGGTAGTACCCGCGTCCCGCCGCCGCGCTCTACAGTGCCCGCAGGCTTACGCTGCCGCAGGCACCATGAAACCCAACTTCCTCGTCTTCATCGTCGACCAACTGTGCGCCTCCCATCTGGGATGCTACGGCAATGACCGCATCGACACGTCCAACATCGATGCCCTGGCCCGCGCGGGCTGGCGCGCCGACGACTGCAACGTCGCCACGCCCATCTGCATGCCGAACCGGGCCAGCCTGCTGACGGGCCGGATGCCGTCGGTGCACGGCGTGCGCCACAACGGCATCCCGCTTTCGCTGGGCGCGCGCACCTTCGTCGACGCGCTGCGCGAGGCAGGCTACATGACTTCGCTGATCGGGAAGTCGCACCTGCAGAACATGACGGCCAAGCCGCCCCTGCCGGCGCCGGGCGCACCGCGCTGGCCGCGGGATGCCGAGGCCGCCTTTCCCGGCGATTACCAGCAGGAATGCGTGGCCACCTGGCACGGGAACGACGAGGCCGCCGTGGCGACGCCGTTCTACGGTTTCGACCATGTGGAACTGGCCATCGAGCACGGCGACCAGGCCGAAGGGCACTACCGCCGGTGGCTGCGCGCCAACCATCCCGGGCTGGCGGACCGCGTGGGTCCCGGCCATGCCATCCCCGCGCCCGACTACGTGCTGGCCTCGGTCGGGCAGGCCTGGCGGTCCCGGCTACCCGAAGCCTGCCACCCCACGGCCTGGATCGCCGACCGGACCATCGAGCGTCTGCGGGCGGCCAAGGAGGCCGGGCGGCCTTTCTTCGCCTATTGTTCCTTTCCCGATCCGCACCACCCCTACACGCCGCCGGGGCGCTACTGGGACATGTACAAGCCGGAAGAGGTCGCGCTGCCCGCGTCCTTCCATTCCCAGGATCCGCCGCCCCACGTGCGCTGGCTGCGCGAGCAGCGCGACCGCGGCCAGGCGGTCAAGCACACCATGGCGTGCTTCGCCGCCACCGAACGCGAGGCCCGGGAAGCCATCGCGCTGGGCCAGGGATCGCTCAGCTTCATCGATGCCCAGATCGGCCGGGTGATGGCGCAGTTGCGCGCGCTGGGACTGGAGGACGACACCGTGGTGGTGTTCACCAGCGACCACGGCGAGTTCGCGGGGGACCACCAGTTGCTGTTCAAGGGCTCCTTGCATTACCGCAGCCTGATCCGCACGCCGCTGGTGTGGCGCGATCCCGCCGGGCAGGCGGGCGGGGTGCACGGCGGGCTGCTGTCCACCATCGACATCGCGCCCACGATACTGGAGCGTGCCGGCGTGCCGGCCTACAACGGCATCCAGGGCCGGTCGTTCCTGGCCGGCACGCAAGGGAGCGATGCGGCCGGCCGCGAGGCCGTGGTGATCGAAGAGGACGGCCAGCGGACGTACTTCG of Pigmentiphaga sp. H8 contains these proteins:
- a CDS encoding LysR family transcriptional regulator; protein product: MRLEDLNYFLAVAETGHVGRASTRLGHSQPALTKGLQRLEKELGIQLFERTPKGMALTTAGAAFFERARHVRTGLDDAIKEASDLHLGKIGLVRVGVAPAYVQMLCAPACSALITQRPAARIHMTTGLNDALFGALRQGELDLCISAIAASPEPEFDQHPLMEDDLLVMARDQHPLFDKRSLRFADLVEYGWILPTDKVMARRAIDARFLEAGLPTPEVVIESSSTVATLLPVVRTTDLLTVVGQRAAGPSGGGLRSIPLEQARWRRTIGICTRRGAYQSPLAKRFIEIVDQHARDLTGA
- a CDS encoding acyl-CoA dehydrogenase family protein produces the protein MDDSQGKTDIDELRATLRRYLTEELLPFERASGFTYEDKFSKETVRKVWRRSRELGLYGPQLPPELGGRGLSVSDLCRLKDDVAASGAILFPHVLGDWGGPSRIGNLVRHATPEQVERYILPVVRGEKGSCFAMTEPQSGSDAASIRTRAVVDGDDYVITGHKHYISASTFADFAVTMCVTDPDKGADGISAIFVDLDSPGVSLTYDCLPMTGQHVDADIVFDGVRVPRANLIGKEGQGFRIAMDRVSVNRLLHCPTMIGLARQAYRLALDYAKTRQQFGGPISRFQAIQHMLADMATGLYACEGMVQAAAALADSGRDVRREASMCKLFVSETCFQIADKAMQIHGNVGVTKNHPVEFIFRRLRLYRIVTGTSEIQRNTIAKSILA
- a CDS encoding CaiB/BaiF CoA-transferase family protein produces the protein MFASTCLSGRVVLDLGQLHPGPQAAFTLGQLGATVIKVERPDGGDAARALGAETFAKYNRGKLSIALDLKRAEDRELLLALASRSHALVENFRPGVMERLGLGYARLSAANPALVMCSISGYGQDGPYAARPGHDMNFLAGAGYWAVPSQIDDVVARPRVRLSDYCGSMYAALALVVAMMTARESGRGEHLDLSLQDAMTAWTAPGIDALRHTGTDVEGLDHVMPDNDVFRTADGRHLVLGILEDKFWLALSDVLAPLCPGLDAAEYRTRRGRLANKRELSSRLKALIASRTLAQWAALLDPELIPWTPVPQPHEWLDDAHVRARGMVQRHPDGGLDLRFPVRFSGHWAPASGTAPALDQHRAGILAWLAGGAMPSKEESSCS
- a CDS encoding L-serine ammonia-lyase, whose protein sequence is MFLSVFDLYKIGIGPSSSHTVGPMKAAAAFARGLAGIAGDVAGVTVDLHGSLALTGRGHGTDRAVLLGLEGNEPESVDTAAIAGTLARIRETGRLRLAGVRDIPFHEVDHLRFHRRALPYHPNGMRFAAHAASGATLAERTCYSVGGGFVVDEGGAVETDRAAPAHPFRCGAELLAMCESSGLSVAGLVARNEEAWRSADELRRGLMNLWEVMKNCVERGCRAQGDLPGPLGLARRAPALRRQLESEPLASDGVAALDWLGLYALAVCEENAAGGRMVTAPTNGAAGILPALLHYYVRFVPGANEDGVAAFLLTAAGIGMLYKLNASLSGAEVGCQGEVGVACSMGAAGLAAVMGGTPRQVEYAAEIGMEHNLGLTCDPIGGLVQVPCIERNAMGAVKALNAARMALRTDGRHRVSLDEVIKTMMDTGADMKDKYKETARGGLAINVVAC
- a CDS encoding sulfatase; protein product: MKPNFLVFIVDQLCASHLGCYGNDRIDTSNIDALARAGWRADDCNVATPICMPNRASLLTGRMPSVHGVRHNGIPLSLGARTFVDALREAGYMTSLIGKSHLQNMTAKPPLPAPGAPRWPRDAEAAFPGDYQQECVATWHGNDEAAVATPFYGFDHVELAIEHGDQAEGHYRRWLRANHPGLADRVGPGHAIPAPDYVLASVGQAWRSRLPEACHPTAWIADRTIERLRAAKEAGRPFFAYCSFPDPHHPYTPPGRYWDMYKPEEVALPASFHSQDPPPHVRWLREQRDRGQAVKHTMACFAATEREAREAIALGQGSLSFIDAQIGRVMAQLRALGLEDDTVVVFTSDHGEFAGDHQLLFKGSLHYRSLIRTPLVWRDPAGQAGGVHGGLLSTIDIAPTILERAGVPAYNGIQGRSFLAGTQGSDAAGREAVVIEEDGQRTYFGFDAPVRMRTLLTAGHRLSVYRGVEWGELYDRAEDPHETRNLWHDPAAAALKAGLMERLAREMMDLMDTHPAPTAVA